Genomic segment of Pochonia chlamydosporia 170 chromosome 1, whole genome shotgun sequence:
CTGCAAATCTACTACGGTTTACCACGCTCCAAAGCCGAAAGGGAGCGTATTCCGCTGCCTCTTTTGCCGTGGTTATAATTCCGCTACGGCGGCTCAAGTAAATCATCAATAATCCAGCATCAAAGATATTTGGATTTGATCTACATCTtctaccagttgacgtttTAGGAAGGTAAACGACTTCTCCTACTCAGTCTAAATCGGGACCGGGATCGACCATGTCTCCTCCACACGCCGATTCGCCGCATGTTCAACGCAGGTTCTTGGTTCCCCGACCTCCACAACatgcccagcttctcaatTTAGGATCCGACTTATCCGAGTACACCTTCTTCGTGTCTACCAGTCCAATGTATCAGGCTTCAAAGCTATTGTGGTGTGAGTCGCTCTATTAACCCAACTCTGCCTCACAAGGAGGAGTAATTAAAGTGCATTAACTTGGGCGTCGATCCCCAACTGCCGAGACCGGCTACCGGCACCGATATATTCGTGCGTAGGCACATGTAAACGCAGGGGTAGTAATTGACTTGGCCCAATGGTAGAGTAACTTGGTGTGGCGCAGAGATAATGCCACCGCGTAGACTGGGTGCTGACTCCCAAGGATGCATTTTACAAATATCTGCTTCGGAATGAACAGTACACATGAGTCTTATTCTTAGGCGAAGACGAAACACAGCAGATACCAAATAGTCTCCCAAATTGATTGCATGCCCCAGTCGTTTGAACAACATCGGCTACCGAAATGCATGAAACAAACTGGTTTCTGGTTGGACCTTGACGCTGACGCCTTCTATTCTTTGCACTAGTTCGCTTGGGAAAATGGCAACAGGATGTAAGCCCTTTTCACGTTGTGGATGTTTCCTAATTAACAAAGTACAACGCTTATTTTGGAGGCACTTACATCGATACATGGCCTACTTGTACTGTTGCAGAAGATTCGCCGTGTTCTGGGTGTTCTAACACTCGACAGGACCAAATTGCTGCATATTTTTACAATATGCCCATATTAGTATTGACTTCCTTTTTGAGCAAGAAGCTCGTCGCTGGTTTGGCGCCACAAAAAGCTTTAAACGCTGTGtgacattcaatgtcaactggttccCACCAAACATGGACATAACTGATTGATCCccgcaccagttgacgcccTTCAGCCTtccagaaacaccagactcggTTGACATGTCCCACCAGACTTTGTGTACTTAAGTGACATTGAATTGCTAcactctcttcctccaaCTCATCTCAAGCCGATAATCTAgtatcaacatcatcaacacctcAATAACCGCCACAGCCATGTCAGAACCACAGACAATAACGTACAAAAAAGTCGGCCAGCTGGAGATACAGCTCGACATCTACCTCCCACCCAAAGCTCACAAAgtccccatcctcctctgGTTTCACGGCGGAGGCCTCCTGTACGTCCACCCATGCACATCTCATAAAATACAATGCTAACCTCATGCCCTCATCTACAGCCAAGGCCGTCGAAATAGACACATGGCGCCTCACATGCTCCGTGGCGTCAACAAACACAACTACGCCTTCATCTCCGCCGACTACAGACTCGCGCCACAAGTCGGCGTCAAAGACATACTAGACGACGTCAAAGACTGCATCGCCTTCATACGAAATGAGCTCCCCACGCACATTGGCCCAGATGTCCTGGATCCCACTCGCCTAGCGGTATCAGGCAGCTCTGCAGGCGGCTACCTGACCTTCCTTGCGGGCCTGTATGTTGACCCCAAGCCAACGGTCTTGCTGTGCATATACCCCATTGCAGACCCTCTTGGAAAGTTCTTCACCTCGTCGCAGTTAGA
This window contains:
- a CDS encoding alpha/beta-hydrolase (similar to Gloeophyllum trabeum ATCC 11539 XP_007860958.1), translated to MSEPQTITYKKVGQLEIQLDIYLPPKAHKVPILLWFHGGGLLQGRRNRHMAPHMLRGVNKHNYAFISADYRLAPQVGVKDILDDVKDCIAFIRNELPTHIGPDVLDPTRLAVSGSSAGGYLTFLAGLYVDPKPTVLLCIYPIADPLGKFFTSSQLELLGDQRADPALVIEFMDPNGEVVTGNGDDSNRNKMYNYMLEKANLAPLWRIDAGDTTYSVAKNILECGLPPTYVVHPDADIDVGIEQSDEVVGVMVGLGLEVVYNRIHGLAHSFDEDEKVELEDMYSFMLRHL